The Nitrospirota bacterium sequence CAGAGACAGGCAGGCTGAGGCATTGAGGATGAGTGGTGGTATTACTTTACTGGATGATACTATAGAGATTTTTATACCTGATAGAAAACTCAACATGGATGACCATGAGGTCGCAAAACACATCGAAGAGCTGATCGAACCACTTGAGATCAAAGTATATTCTAATAATAAAGAAAATAAGGCTGAATATCTTTCTCTGGGAGGCATAGCTGAAAAGCTTCTTGAATGCGACCACATCCTTCCATATTAATACCCAACTATTGTCACCCTGAGCGGAGCGAAGGGTCAAGACAGAAGCGGTTGTTAGGTAAGAAAGGGGGCGTTGAATGAAGATTCTTTATATATTGAAATCCGAGCCAGATGAGATTATAAAAAAGATAATAGAATATCACTCAACAAATAAGAATCACACAGTCAAGATAATTGAGCTATATAAGGAAAATACAGGCTATGATGAACTCATTGATCTTATATTTGAATATGATAAAGTTATCAGTTGGTAGAAAGAGGTAAGATTCGATATCTGATTTGTTCAGGCTAAAGAAAATTGACTATATCTTAATCATTTCTCTTCTCACAATATCAACATATCCAACACTTTTTGTTTTCCGCTATCTGGATGACAATGTACTTACCAGCTGGGCATGGACATTTGATAATATTAATGTAGTTAGGATTTTTTTAATCATCATATTCGGTATTTTCTTTGCTTTCCTGACTTCAAAGGTCTCGTTTCCTGAACGCAATCCTGCTACCTTCCTTTTTCTCTCCTCCTTTCTAATCGCAATGTTCTTCTGGAGAGAGCCAGAGGTCATTGTCGATGCCTCAAGGTATTTCACACAGGCAAAACATCTGAAAATATATGGAATTGGATATTTCTTAAAAGAATGGGGCAATAGTATTCCAGCCTGGACCGATTTGCCACTTATCCCTTTTATATATGGAATGATTTTAAAGTTTTTCGGGGAATTCAGGATTTACATCCAGATTTTTACAACCTTTCTGTTTTCGATGACTATTGTGCTCACTTTTCTTATAGGAAAAACTCTCTGGGGCGAGGATGTTGGTTTTTTTGGTGGAGTACTCCTTCTCGGTACTCCATATCTCTTCATCCAAGTACCGCTTATGCTTGTTGATATACCAACTATGTTCTTTCTCACATTTTCAATCTTTACTACTATCAAGGCACTGAATGAAGGAACAGTAAAATTCATAGTGCTTTCGTCTCTGTCTATTTTCCTTACCTTCTTTTCCAAGTATTCGACATGGTTAATGCTTTCAGTTCTGATTGTCGTATTTCTGGTTCTCAGAACTCAGAACTCCAAACTCCAAACTCCGAACTATATTTATAGAGGTATTGTAATCGCCTTAATCTCTGTTTTTTTAATCGGATGCGTAATTTTATCTAAGTATGATGTCTTTTCAGAGCAGATCAAACTCCTTATGGCTTATCAATTACCAGGATTGAAACGGTGGGGGGAGAGTTTTGTTTCAACTTTCCTTTTTCAGATACATCCATTTATTACTGCTGCGGCATTATATTCCACCTATGCTGCTTTCAAAAAAAGAGATTTGAAGTATACGATTATAAGCTTTCTGGTGATTCTAATAGTTTTAATGCAAATCAAGAGGATACGATACATCATAATGGTATTTCCGATGTTTGCATTAATGGCTTCCTATGGGTTACGGGAAATTAAAAATATAGAACTCAGGAAATTTATTGTTTCCTGTGCTGTTATTTTTTCACTTGTAGTTGCGACCTTTGCGTATTTCCCTTTTATTCAGAAAATAAGTACTGTAAACCTTAAGGATGCTGGAGAGTTTCTGGATTCCCTTGATGTAAAAAATGTAGAAGTCTTCACCCTACCATCAATAAAACCCATAGTCAACCCAGCTGTTTCTGTTCCCATTCTTGATCTTTTTACAGATAAACGAATTTATTATGAGTATAATCCTGATTTTTTCCCGGTCAGTGAAGAGATCAAAAAATCTGCCTTGCGATTTACATGGGAATACAAAAATCCAAAATATTATACCTTTAACAATGAAGATTCAAGAAAGGCTATAGTAGTAATATCAAGTGATATAGAACAGACCCTTCCAGAGTATATTGAACAAAAGACAAAAAAATACCCTCATTCTATAGTTTTTAAAACCACAGAAGGGGTATTTCAGTATAAAACAATTGTTACAGTTTATTATGGTAAAAATGGGTAAAAATGGGACGGCCTGCCGTCCCATTTTTACCTGTAGTCTTTTTATAATCTTTTGAAGGGGAAAGGTTATTTTTTGTAAGTGATTATAATAATTGGTGATTCTGCTTTTTAATGTAATCATGTAGCCTTTTTGTTACAGTTCATCCTACCTTCTTTTTCAATCAGCGTTAAAAATATCCTTTAAAATCAATGTGTTAAGTTATCTGGTATTCTGGCATATCTTTTGCTCAATATATATTAACGGAAACAGCGTAGATAAAATGAAAGGCCGACCCTTCTTGTGAGGGCGATACTGGTAGTCGGAATCACCTTAGGGATATTCTGCATTGCTGCATTGAGTCTTGTAGTCGGTGCGATTCTTGGGACTGTTGCTGCAAAAACAA is a genomic window containing:
- a CDS encoding glycosyltransferase family 39 protein, which gives rise to MFFWREPEVIVDASRYFTQAKHLKIYGIGYFLKEWGNSIPAWTDLPLIPFIYGMILKFFGEFRIYIQIFTTFLFSMTIVLTFLIGKTLWGEDVGFFGGVLLLGTPYLFIQVPLMLVDIPTMFFLTFSIFTTIKALNEGTVKFIVLSSLSIFLTFFSKYSTWLMLSVLIVVFLVLRTQNSKLQTPNYIYRGIVIALISVFLIGCVILSKYDVFSEQIKLLMAYQLPGLKRWGESFVSTFLFQIHPFITAAALYSTYAAFKKRDLKYTIISFLVILIVLMQIKRIRYIIMVFPMFALMASYGLREIKNIELRKFIVSCAVIFSLVVATFAYFPFIQKISTVNLKDAGEFLDSLDVKNVEVFTLPSIKPIVNPAVSVPILDLFTDKRIYYEYNPDFFPVSEEIKKSALRFTWEYKNPKYYTFNNEDSRKAIVVISSDIEQTLPEYIEQKTKKYPHSIVFKTTEGVFQYKTIVTVYYGKNG